A stretch of Rhododendron vialii isolate Sample 1 chromosome 4a, ASM3025357v1 DNA encodes these proteins:
- the LOC131322742 gene encoding uncharacterized protein LOC131322742 yields the protein MGKNPEEEHSLSTSTANVVDSHATDPNAQNGCRVGLRFVRLRCILALLLGLGVFVSALFWLPPFLHGADQRDLDLDSQFGDHDMVASFKLKKPVSLLQDNILQLEGDIFDEIEAPTIKVEILSLKPESGSNITTVVFVVDPDEKNTRVSSTIQSLIRASFVSLVQQYPLRLNASLFGEPSSFEVLKFPGGITISPPQSAFLLQKVQILFNFTLIFSIDQIKYNFNDLTSQLKSGLRLAPYENLYISLTNSKGSTVAPPTTVQTLVLLAIGSPPSQTRLKQLAQTIKNSHAKNLGLNNTVFGRVKQVRLSSILQHSLSGDASPTPAPLPSPRHHHRHHHHHHHHHHHDALLSPIISPGAAPEKRPPATEKGSPSPAPAPGMSNKANPPGCEYGRFPRKAKKQSHVGPPVLPPVPGTYAAPSPMQLVSPPAPASYQIPAPSPFPKAVFAQVQPPTSGEFDAEPPDITHQAVSASPYSSSAGLLPTGLPAVLQFLILVNLL from the exons ATGGGAAAGAATCCCGAAGAAGaacactctctctccacaaGCACCGCCAACGTCGTTGATTCCCACGCCACAGACCCAAATGCTCAAAATGGGTGCAGGGTTGGGCTTCGTTTTGTACGGTTGAGATGCATTTTGGCCCTCTTACTTGGCTTGGGCGTGTTCGTATCGGCTCTCTTTTGGCTGCCGCCGTTTCTTCACGGCGCGGATCAGAGGGATCTGGATCTGGACTCACAGTTTGGAG ATCACGATATGGTTGCAAGTTTCAAGCTTAAGAAGCCTGTTTCATTGCTGCAAGACAATATTTTGCAACTTGAGGGTGACATTTTTGATGAAATAGAAGCTCCCACCATTAAA GTGGAAATTCTTTCTCTGAAACCCGAGTCTGGATCAAACATCACAACTGTTGTCTTTGTGGTTGACCCTGATGAGAAAAATACAAGAGTCTCTTCAACTATTCAAAGCTTAATAAGGGCCTCTTTTGTGTCTCTTGTTCAACAATATCCTCTCCGCCTGAACGCATCGTTATTTGGGGAACCATCCTCTTTTGAGGTGCTGAAGTTCCCAGGAGGCATTACTATTAGTCCTCCACAAAGTGCATTTCTTCTGCAAAAAGTGCAGATCCTTTTCAACTTCACCCTCATTTTCTCTATTGACCAGATAAAATATAATTTCAATGATCTGACGAGCCAGCTCAAGTCAGGGTTGCGTCTTGCTCCATACGAG AACTTGTATATTAGCTTGACGAATTCAAAAGGTTCGACAGTTGCTCCCCCAACTACTGTTCAGACGTTAGTTCTGTTGGCAATTGGGAGTCCTCCCTCGCAAACAAGGTTAAAGCAGTTGGCTCAAACCATCAAAAACTCTCATGCAAAAAACCTAGGACTGAATAACACCGTATTTGGTAGAGTGAAGCAAGTTCGTCTCTCATCGATACTGCAACACTCCCTTAGCGGTGATGCTAGTCCTACTCCGGCTCCTTTGCCTTCTCctcgccaccaccaccggcatcaccaccaccaccaccaccaccatcaccatgaTGCTCTTCTTTCTCCTATCATTTCACCTGGAGCTGCACCTGAGAAAAGACCCCCTGCTACTGAGAAAGGTTCACCTTCTCCTGCACCTGCACCTGGGATGAGTAACAAGGCAAACCCTCCCGGTTGCGAATATGGGCGGTTTCCAAGGAAGGCCAAGAAGCAGTCTCACGTGGGTCCCCCTGTTTTACCACCAGTTCCTGGGACTTATGCTGCACCCTCGCCAATGCAGCTAGTAAGCCCTCCGGCACCAGCCTCTTATCAAATTCCTGCACCAAGTCCGTTTCCTAAAGCTGTGTTTGCTCAGGTTCAGCCTCCTACAAGTGGTGAATTTGATGCTGAGCCTCCCGACATAACTCATCAAGCAGTTTCAGCCTCGCCATATTCAT ccTCGGCAGGTCTTCTTCCCACTGGTTTACCGGCAGTTCTGCAGTTTCTCATTCTTGTGAACCTACTATGA